From Mytilus edulis chromosome 9, xbMytEdul2.2, whole genome shotgun sequence, the proteins below share one genomic window:
- the LOC139487751 gene encoding myosin heavy chain, striated muscle-like isoform X1, whose amino-acid sequence MASQIDPKDPDYQYLMVDRKKLMAEQTKEFDGKKMCWIPDDKEGFVKAEIQSTKGDDITVKCIDSMQDRTVKKDDLQQMNPPKYEMIEDMANMTYLNEASVLHNLRARYSNALIYTYSGLFCVAVNPYRRLPIYTDSVVAKFKGKRKTEMPPHLFSVADNAYQFMLQDRENQSCLITGESGAGKTENTKKVIMYFAKVAASLAKKEKEEEDSASKKGSLEDQIIQANPVLEAYGNAKTTRNNNSSRFGKFIRIHFGPDGKIAGADIETYLLEKSRVTFCLSAERNYHVFYQLMTPAMKDQHEMMLLTPDPALYTFINQGALTVDSIDDNEEMKLMDEAFDILGFSQDEKKSCYKCTAAILHMGEMKFKQRGEQAEPDGTTEAEKVSFLLGVNSNDFIKSLVKPKIKVGTEVVAQSRTKQQVVNSISAMSKSLYDRVFNWLVKRVNHSLDTKNKRNYYIGVLDIAGFEIFDFNTFEQLCINYTNERLQQFFNYTMFVLEQEEYKKEGIQWEFINFGMDLQACIDLIEKPMGILSILEEQCMFPKADDKSLKEMLFSNHMGKSPNFTKPGKAAKGANGDFELHHYAGIVPYNLKGWLDKNKDPINETVVQLLQQSKEHLVQTLFAAETPAEGSGGPKKKKKSSAFQTISAVHRESLNKLMKNLYATHPHFVRCIIPNELKQPGMIDAALVLNQLQCNGVLEGIRICRKGFPSRIIYAEFKQRYSILAASAVPQGFVDGKVVTEKVLLALQLDPAEYKLGNTKVFFKAGVLGNLENMRDERLGAIISMMQAHIRAFLIRKAYKKLQDQRVGLSVIQRNIRKWLLLRNWQWWKMYAKVKPMLNIAREEEEMQKKLEEMKKMEEDIAKLEKIKKELEIKNVELLEQKNDMYLQLQSEQDNVVDLEQRVEQLITQKAEFESQMKEMEERLLDEEDAASELEGLKKKMEGENSEMKRDIEDLETTLAKAEQDKTHKDNQIKTLQGEMAQQDEQISKLGKEKKNLEEVNKKTLADLQKEEDKVNHLNKIKAKLESTLDEMEDNLEREKKVRGDVEKSKRKVEQDLKATQEVVEELEGVKREMEEAVRRKDVELNSLHSRIEDCEGVNANQSRKIKELQQIIEELEEELEAERAARAKVEKQRNELARELDELSSQLEEQGGATQAQMDLNKKREHELMRLRREMEEMTLQSEAQVAQFRKKQQESNNEMADQIDQLNKLKSRLEKEKKDLKRELDDVQSQLSHSMKNRGVSDKVSKQYESTISEITYKVEETQRTIVEINSQKSKLQSEVTEINRQLEDAEHTIGSLTKDKSALTSQLEEAKRSLEEETRMRQKFQSEVRNLNADVDSVRESLEEEQESKSDLQRQLSKAKNEAQQWRSKYETEGAAKADELEESKRKLSAKLAEAEQAAEAANAKASGLEKAKNRLQGELDDLLIEVERSNVNSSTLEKKQRQFDRTIQEWTLKVKELQTEIDTAHTEASGYSAELFRVKAQYEETSDTIEALRRENKNLADEIRELSDQLSDGGRSSHEIEKAKRRLEMEKEELQAALEEAESALEQEEAKVVRSQLEMSTIRTEIDRRIHEKEEEFENTRRNHQRALESMQISLDAEAKGKAEAHRIRKKLEQDINELEMALDTSNRAKAEAEKNLKRYIVQIQELTLKLEEETRARDESRESYVMIERRCNLLVSEVDEVRSALEQSERARKTAESELYESQDRINELAAQVSSAQAQKRKVEGDMQAMSADLDELQNEIKAADDRAKRAVMDTTRLSDELRAEQEHSSQIEKMRKTLEITIKELHVRVDEAEASGVKGGRKVIAKLEQRVQDLESELDNEQRRHAETQKNMRKADRRMKELAFQCDEDRKGQERLTDMIDKLNSKVKTFKRQVEEAEEIAAINLAKYRKVQAELEDAEERAESSEASLTKLRTKNRSSMSSTRTIKSVSVSNMSSTQ is encoded by the exons ACCTACTCTGGACTTTTCTGTGTTGCCGTTAATCCCTATAGACGTCTCCCTATCTACACAGACAGTGTGGTTGCTAAATTCAAGGGAAAGAGGAAGACTGAGATGCCTCCCCATCTCTTCTCTGTGGCTGACAATGCTTACCAGTTCATGTTGCAAGATCGTGAAAACCAGTCTTGTTTGATTAC AGGTGAATCTGGTGCTGGAAAGACAGAAAACACCAAAAAAGTTATTATGTACTTCGCCAAAGTCGCCGCCTCTCttgcaaagaaagaaaaagaagaagaagactCTGCCTCAAAGAAG GGTTCCCTAGAAGATCAGATCATTCAAGCTAACCCGGTACTTGAAGCCTACGGTAATGCTAAGACTACCAGAAATAACAACTCGTCCAGATTC GGAAAGTTTATCCGAATTCACTTTGGTCCTGATGGTAAAATTGCTGGTGCTGATATTGAAAcat ATCTGCTGGAGAAATCTCGTGTCACTTTCTGCTTATCTGCCGAGAGAAACTACCACGTTTTCTATCAGCTGATGACACCCGCCATGAAAGATCAACATGAAATGATGTTACTTACCCCAGATCCAGCTCTTTATACATTCATCAATCAAGGTGCTCTAACCGTCGACTCCATTGATGATAATGAGGAAATGAAGCTCATGGAC GAAGCTTTCGACATTCTGGGCTTCTCACAGGATGAGAAGAAGAGTTGTTACAAATGTACCGCCGCTATCTTGCACATGGgtgaaatgaaattcaaacagagAGGAGAACAAGCTGAACCAGACGGCACCACAGAGGCTGAAAAAGTTTCATTCCTCTTAGGAGTTAATTCAAACGATTTCATTAAATCTCTTGTCAAGCCAAAGATCAAAGTCGGCACAGAGGTCGTGGCCCAGTCTCGTACCAAACAACAAGTCGTCAACTCCATCAGTGCTATGTCCAAATCGTTGTATGATCGTGTGTTCAACTGGCTAGTCAAGAGAGTCAACCACAGTCTTGATACAAAAAATAAGAGAAATTACTACATTGGAGTACTAGATATTGCAGGTTTTGAAATCTTTGAT TTCAACACATTCGAGCAATTGTGTATTAACTACACCAACGAGAGACTTCAACAGTTCTTCAACTACACTATGTTTGTACTGGAGCAGGAGGAGTATAAAAAGGAGGGAATCCAGTGGGAGTTTATCAACTTTGGTATGGATTTGCAAGCCTGTATCGATCTGATCGAGAAACCAATGGGTATCTTGTCCATCCTTGAAGAACAGTGCATGTTCCCTAAAGCTGACGATAAGTCCTTGAAAGAAATGTTGTTCTCCAACCACATGGGTAAATCACCCAACTTCACCAAACCAGGAAAGGCAGCCAAGGGTGCGAATGGCGACTTTGAACTCCATCATTACGCCGGAATT GTACCATACAATCTCAAGGGATGGTTGGACAAAAACAAGGATCCAATCAACGAAACTGTTGTACAATTGTTGCAACAATCAAAGGAACACTTAGTCCAGACCCTCTTTGCAGCAGAAACTCCCGCAGAAGGAAGTGGTGGAcccaagaagaagaagaagtccTCTGCTTTCCAGACCATTTCTGCTGTACACAGG gaatcTTTGAACAAATTGATGAAGAACTTGTATGCCACCCATCCTCATTTCGTCAGATGTATCATTCCAAACGAATTGAAACAACCAG GTATGATTGATGCTGCTTTAGTATTGAACCAGCTCCAATGTAATGGTGTACTGGAAGGAATCCGTATCTGTCGTAAGGGATTCCCAAGCAGAATCATATATGCAGAGTTCAAACAAAGATATTCAATTCTGGCTGCAAGTGCTGTACCACAGGGATTTGTTGACGGCAAAGTTGTCACAGAAAAAGTACTATTGGCTTTACAGCTTGATCCAGCAGAATACAAACTTGGAAATACTAAAGTCTTCTTCAAAGCCGGTGTTTTGGGTAACCTAGAAAATATGCGTGATGAACGTCTTGGTGCAATCATTTCCATGATGCAAGCCCACATCAGAGCCTTTTTGATCAGAAAGGCATACAAGAAACTTCAGGATCAAAG AGTTGGTCTGTCTGTCATCCAGCGTAACATCAGAAAATGGTTATTGCTCCGTAACTGGCAATGGTGGAAGATGTACGCCAAAGTCAAACCTATGTTGAACATTGCCCGCGAAGAGGAAGAAATGCAGAAGAAACTCGAAGAGATGAAGAAAATGGAAGAAGATATAGCCAAATTGGAAAAGATAAAGaaagaacttgaaattaaaaacgTTGAATTGTTGGAACAGAAGAATGACATGTACCTACAACTGCAATCTGAGCAAGATAACGTTGTTGACCTTGAACAAAGAGTAGAGCAACTTATCACACAGAAGGCTGAATTCGAATCACAAATGAAAGAGATGGAAGAACGTCTACTCGATGAGGAAGATGCTGCTTCTGAACTGGAAGGTTTGAAGAAGAAAATGGAAGGTGAAAATTCTGAGATGAAGAGAGACATCGAGGATCTCGAGACAACATTAGCCAAG GCTGAACAAGATAAGACACACAAGGATAACCAAATCAAGACTCTCCAAGGTGAGATGGCACAGCAAGATGAACAAATAAGCAAATTgggtaaagaaaagaaaaatttggAAGAAGTtaacaaaaagactcttgcagaTCTACAAAAGGAAGAAGACAAAGTAAATCATCTCAACAAAATTAAGGCAAAACTTGAAAGTACTCTTGACGAGATGGAAGATAACTTAGAGAGGGAAAAGAAAGTCAGAGGAGATGTTGAGAAATCCAAGCGTAAGGTTGAACAAGACTTGAAGGCAACACAAGAAGTTGTAGAAGAACTAGAAGGTGTCAAGAGAGAAATGGAAGAAGCAGTTAGGAG gaAAGATGTCGAACTCAACAGTTTACATTCTAGAATTGAGGACTGTGAGGGAGTTAATGCAAATCAAAGCAGGAAAATTAAGGAACTTCAACAAATTATTGAGGAATTGGAAGAAGAATTGGAAGCCGAGAGAGCTGCAAGAGCTAAA GTTGAGAAACAACGCAATGAACTGGCTAGGGAATTGGACGAACTTAGTTCTCAACTGGAAGAACAAGGCGGTGCTACACAGGCTCAAATGGACCTCAACAAAAAACGTGAACACGAATTGATGAGACTTCGTCGTGAAATGGAGGAAATGACACTTCAAAGTGAGGCTCAAGTTGCTCAGTTCAGGAAAAAACAGCAAGAATCTAACAACGAGATGGCTGACCAGATCGACCAATTGAACAAACTCAAATCCAGATTAGAAAAGGAGAAAAAAGATCTTAAACGTGAACTCGACGATGTCCAAAGTCAACTTTCTCATTCCATGAAGAATAGGGGTGTGTCAGACAAGGTGTCCAAACAGTATGAGTCCACAATCTCAGAAATAACATATAAAGTTGAAGAAACCCAGAGAACAATTGTTGAAATCAATTCACAGAAATCAAAACTCCAAAGTGAGGTGACTGAAATTAACCGACAACTGGAAGATGCTGAGCACACCATTGGTAGTTTGACCAAGGACAAATCTGCCCTTACCAGTCAGTTAGAAGAAGCCAAACGTTCACTTGAGGAGGAAACCAGG ATGCGCCAGAAATTCCAGAGTGAGGTTAGAAACTTGAATGCTGACGTTGATTCGGTGCGTGAATCATTAGAAGAAGAACAGGAGTCAAAGAGCGATCTCCAACGCCAACTCTCGAAAGCAAAGAACGAAGCACAACAATGGAGGTCTAAATATGAGACCGAAGGTGCCGCCAAAGCAGACGAATTGGAAGAGTCAAA ACGCAAACTTTCTGCAAAATTGGCAGAGGCTGAACAGGCAGCCGAGGCTGCAAATGCTAAAGCTAGTGGATTGGAAAAGGCCAAAAACAGACTACAAGGAGAACTTGACGATCTCCTTATTGAGGTCGAACGT TCAAATGTTAACTCCAGCACTTTAGAAAAGAAGCAAAGACAGTTTGACAGGACAATCCAAGAATGGACTCTTAAAGTTAAAGAGCTCCAAACCGAGATTGATACAGCTCATACCGAGGCAAGCGGTTACTCTGCTGAACTCTTCAGAGTTAAAGCTCAGTATGAAGAGACCAGTGACACAATTGAGGCTCTcagaagagaaaacaaaaatcttgcTG aTGAAATCCGTGAGTTATCTGACCAACTTAGTGATGGTGGCAGGAGTTCCCACGAGATCGAGAAAGCAAAGAGACGTCTTGAGATGGAGAAGGAAGAACTCCAAGCTGCTTTGGAAGAAGCCGAGTCTGCATTGGAACAGGAGGAGGCTAAAGTTGTGCGTTCTCAGCTGGAAATGTCTACCATCCGAACTGAAATTGATAGAAGAATCCACGAGAAGGAAGAAGAATTTGAAAATACTCG ACGCAACCACCAGAGAGCTCTCGAATCCATGCAAATCAGTCTGGATGCAGAGGCTAAGGGCAAAGCTGAGGCACACAGGATCAGAAAGAAGCTTGAACAAGACATTAATGAACTTGAGATGGCTCTTGATACATCAAACAGAGCTAAGGCCGAGGCTGAAAAGAATCTCAAGAGATATATCGTTCAAATTCAAGAACTCACCCTAAAGCTCGAAGAGGAAACACGTGCCCGTGATGAGTCACGTGAATCTTACGTCATGATCGAGAGACGTTGCAACCTTCTTGTCAGCGAAGTCGATGAAGTCAGATCAGCTCTCGAGCAATCCGAGAGGGCAAGAAAAACAGCTGAAAGTGAACTCTATGAATCACAAGATCGCATCAACGAATTGGCCGCTCAAGTCAGTTCGGCACAAGCTCAAAAGAGAAAGGTTGAGGGAGATATGCAAGCCATGTCT GCTGATCTGGATGAACTCCAAAACGAGATTAAGGCTGCCGATGACCGTGCCAAGAGAGCCGTTATGGATACCACAAGACTTTCTGATGAACTCAGAGCTGAACAGGAACACAGTTCTCAAATCGAGAAAATGAGAAAGACTTTGGAAATAACCATAAAGGAATTGCATGTCCGTGTTGACGAGGCTGAGGCGAGTGGTGTTAAAGGAGGCAGAAAAGTCATCGCCAAGTTGGAACAGAGA GTACAAGATCTTGAGAGCGAATTAGACAACGAACAACGTCGCCATGCTGAAACACAGAAAAACATGCGCAAGGCTGACCGCAGGATGAAGGAATTGGCCTTCCAATGTGATGAAGACCGCAAGGGTCAAGAAAGACTTACAGACATGATTGACAAACTTAATTCCAAAGTCAAGACATTCAAACGTCAAGTCGAGGAAGCT GAAGAAATTGCTGCAATCAATCTGGCTAAATACCGCAAAGTTCAGGCCGAACTTGAAGATGCTGAAGAGCGTGCAGAGAGTTCAGAAGCATCCCTGACAAAACTTCGTACCAAAAATCGTAGCTCAATGTCCAGTACAAGGACCATAAAAAGTGTTTCAGTTAGCAATATGAGCTCAACT CAGTAA
- the LOC139487751 gene encoding myosin heavy chain, striated muscle-like isoform X3, whose amino-acid sequence MRARYSNALIYTYSGLFCVAVNPYRRLPIYTDSVVAKFKGKRKTEMPPHLFSVADNAYQFMLQDRENQSCLITGESGAGKTENTKKVIMYFAKVAASLAKKEKEEEDSASKKGSLEDQIIQANPVLEAYGNAKTTRNNNSSRFGKFIRIHFGPDGKIAGADIETYLLEKSRVTFCLSAERNYHVFYQLMTPAMKDQHEMMLLTPDPALYTFINQGALTVDSIDDNEEMKLMDEAFDILGFSQDEKKSCYKCTAAILHMGEMKFKQRGEQAEPDGTTEAEKVSFLLGVNSNDFIKSLVKPKIKVGTEVVAQSRTKQQVVNSISAMSKSLYDRVFNWLVKRVNHSLDTKNKRNYYIGVLDIAGFEIFDFNTFEQLCINYTNERLQQFFNYTMFVLEQEEYKKEGIQWEFINFGMDLQACIDLIEKPMGILSILEEQCMFPKADDKSLKEMLFSNHMGKSPNFTKPGKAAKGANGDFELHHYAGIVPYNLKGWLDKNKDPINETVVQLLQQSKEHLVQTLFAAETPAEGSGGPKKKKKSSAFQTISAVHRESLNKLMKNLYATHPHFVRCIIPNELKQPGMIDAALVLNQLQCNGVLEGIRICRKGFPSRIIYAEFKQRYSILAASAVPQGFVDGKVVTEKVLLALQLDPAEYKLGNTKVFFKAGVLGNLENMRDERLGAIISMMQAHIRAFLIRKAYKKLQDQRVGLSVIQRNIRKWLLLRNWQWWKMYAKVKPMLNIAREEEEMQKKLEEMKKMEEDIAKLEKIKKELEIKNVELLEQKNDMYLQLQSEQDNVVDLEQRVEQLITQKAEFESQMKEMEERLLDEEDAASELEGLKKKMEGENSEMKRDIEDLETTLAKAEQDKTHKDNQIKTLQGEMAQQDEQISKLGKEKKNLEEVNKKTLADLQKEEDKVNHLNKIKAKLESTLDEMEDNLEREKKVRGDVEKSKRKVEQDLKATQEVVEELEGVKREMEEAVRRKDVELNSLHSRIEDCEGVNANQSRKIKELQQIIEELEEELEAERAARAKVEKQRNELARELDELSSQLEEQGGATQAQMDLNKKREHELMRLRREMEEMTLQSEAQVAQFRKKQQESNNEMADQIDQLNKLKSRLEKEKKDLKRELDDVQSQLSHSMKNRGVSDKVSKQYESTISEITYKVEETQRTIVEINSQKSKLQSEVTEINRQLEDAEHTIGSLTKDKSALTSQLEEAKRSLEEETRMRQKFQSEVRNLNADVDSVRESLEEEQESKSDLQRQLSKAKNEAQQWRSKYETEGAAKADELEESKRKLSAKLAEAEQAAEAANAKASGLEKAKNRLQGELDDLLIEVERSNVNSSTLEKKQRQFDRTIQEWTLKVKELQTEIDTAHTEASGYSAELFRVKAQYEETSDTIEALRRENKNLADEIRELSDQLSDGGRSSHEIEKAKRRLEMEKEELQAALEEAESALEQEEAKVVRSQLEMSTIRTEIDRRIHEKEEEFENTRRNHQRALESMQISLDAEAKGKAEAHRIRKKLEQDINELEMALDTSNRAKAEAEKNLKRYIVQIQELTLKLEEETRARDESRESYVMIERRCNLLVSEVDEVRSALEQSERARKTAESELYESQDRINELAAQVSSAQAQKRKVEGDMQAMSADLDELQNEIKAADDRAKRAVMDTTRLSDELRAEQEHSSQIEKMRKTLEITIKELHVRVDEAEASGVKGGRKVIAKLEQRVQDLESELDNEQRRHAETQKNMRKADRRMKELAFQCDEDRKGQERLTDMIDKLNSKVKTFKRQVEEAEEIAAINLAKYRKVQAELEDAEERAESSEASLTKLRTKNRSSMSSTRTIKSVSVSNMSSTQ is encoded by the exons ACCTACTCTGGACTTTTCTGTGTTGCCGTTAATCCCTATAGACGTCTCCCTATCTACACAGACAGTGTGGTTGCTAAATTCAAGGGAAAGAGGAAGACTGAGATGCCTCCCCATCTCTTCTCTGTGGCTGACAATGCTTACCAGTTCATGTTGCAAGATCGTGAAAACCAGTCTTGTTTGATTAC AGGTGAATCTGGTGCTGGAAAGACAGAAAACACCAAAAAAGTTATTATGTACTTCGCCAAAGTCGCCGCCTCTCttgcaaagaaagaaaaagaagaagaagactCTGCCTCAAAGAAG GGTTCCCTAGAAGATCAGATCATTCAAGCTAACCCGGTACTTGAAGCCTACGGTAATGCTAAGACTACCAGAAATAACAACTCGTCCAGATTC GGAAAGTTTATCCGAATTCACTTTGGTCCTGATGGTAAAATTGCTGGTGCTGATATTGAAAcat ATCTGCTGGAGAAATCTCGTGTCACTTTCTGCTTATCTGCCGAGAGAAACTACCACGTTTTCTATCAGCTGATGACACCCGCCATGAAAGATCAACATGAAATGATGTTACTTACCCCAGATCCAGCTCTTTATACATTCATCAATCAAGGTGCTCTAACCGTCGACTCCATTGATGATAATGAGGAAATGAAGCTCATGGAC GAAGCTTTCGACATTCTGGGCTTCTCACAGGATGAGAAGAAGAGTTGTTACAAATGTACCGCCGCTATCTTGCACATGGgtgaaatgaaattcaaacagagAGGAGAACAAGCTGAACCAGACGGCACCACAGAGGCTGAAAAAGTTTCATTCCTCTTAGGAGTTAATTCAAACGATTTCATTAAATCTCTTGTCAAGCCAAAGATCAAAGTCGGCACAGAGGTCGTGGCCCAGTCTCGTACCAAACAACAAGTCGTCAACTCCATCAGTGCTATGTCCAAATCGTTGTATGATCGTGTGTTCAACTGGCTAGTCAAGAGAGTCAACCACAGTCTTGATACAAAAAATAAGAGAAATTACTACATTGGAGTACTAGATATTGCAGGTTTTGAAATCTTTGAT TTCAACACATTCGAGCAATTGTGTATTAACTACACCAACGAGAGACTTCAACAGTTCTTCAACTACACTATGTTTGTACTGGAGCAGGAGGAGTATAAAAAGGAGGGAATCCAGTGGGAGTTTATCAACTTTGGTATGGATTTGCAAGCCTGTATCGATCTGATCGAGAAACCAATGGGTATCTTGTCCATCCTTGAAGAACAGTGCATGTTCCCTAAAGCTGACGATAAGTCCTTGAAAGAAATGTTGTTCTCCAACCACATGGGTAAATCACCCAACTTCACCAAACCAGGAAAGGCAGCCAAGGGTGCGAATGGCGACTTTGAACTCCATCATTACGCCGGAATT GTACCATACAATCTCAAGGGATGGTTGGACAAAAACAAGGATCCAATCAACGAAACTGTTGTACAATTGTTGCAACAATCAAAGGAACACTTAGTCCAGACCCTCTTTGCAGCAGAAACTCCCGCAGAAGGAAGTGGTGGAcccaagaagaagaagaagtccTCTGCTTTCCAGACCATTTCTGCTGTACACAGG gaatcTTTGAACAAATTGATGAAGAACTTGTATGCCACCCATCCTCATTTCGTCAGATGTATCATTCCAAACGAATTGAAACAACCAG GTATGATTGATGCTGCTTTAGTATTGAACCAGCTCCAATGTAATGGTGTACTGGAAGGAATCCGTATCTGTCGTAAGGGATTCCCAAGCAGAATCATATATGCAGAGTTCAAACAAAGATATTCAATTCTGGCTGCAAGTGCTGTACCACAGGGATTTGTTGACGGCAAAGTTGTCACAGAAAAAGTACTATTGGCTTTACAGCTTGATCCAGCAGAATACAAACTTGGAAATACTAAAGTCTTCTTCAAAGCCGGTGTTTTGGGTAACCTAGAAAATATGCGTGATGAACGTCTTGGTGCAATCATTTCCATGATGCAAGCCCACATCAGAGCCTTTTTGATCAGAAAGGCATACAAGAAACTTCAGGATCAAAG AGTTGGTCTGTCTGTCATCCAGCGTAACATCAGAAAATGGTTATTGCTCCGTAACTGGCAATGGTGGAAGATGTACGCCAAAGTCAAACCTATGTTGAACATTGCCCGCGAAGAGGAAGAAATGCAGAAGAAACTCGAAGAGATGAAGAAAATGGAAGAAGATATAGCCAAATTGGAAAAGATAAAGaaagaacttgaaattaaaaacgTTGAATTGTTGGAACAGAAGAATGACATGTACCTACAACTGCAATCTGAGCAAGATAACGTTGTTGACCTTGAACAAAGAGTAGAGCAACTTATCACACAGAAGGCTGAATTCGAATCACAAATGAAAGAGATGGAAGAACGTCTACTCGATGAGGAAGATGCTGCTTCTGAACTGGAAGGTTTGAAGAAGAAAATGGAAGGTGAAAATTCTGAGATGAAGAGAGACATCGAGGATCTCGAGACAACATTAGCCAAG GCTGAACAAGATAAGACACACAAGGATAACCAAATCAAGACTCTCCAAGGTGAGATGGCACAGCAAGATGAACAAATAAGCAAATTgggtaaagaaaagaaaaatttggAAGAAGTtaacaaaaagactcttgcagaTCTACAAAAGGAAGAAGACAAAGTAAATCATCTCAACAAAATTAAGGCAAAACTTGAAAGTACTCTTGACGAGATGGAAGATAACTTAGAGAGGGAAAAGAAAGTCAGAGGAGATGTTGAGAAATCCAAGCGTAAGGTTGAACAAGACTTGAAGGCAACACAAGAAGTTGTAGAAGAACTAGAAGGTGTCAAGAGAGAAATGGAAGAAGCAGTTAGGAG gaAAGATGTCGAACTCAACAGTTTACATTCTAGAATTGAGGACTGTGAGGGAGTTAATGCAAATCAAAGCAGGAAAATTAAGGAACTTCAACAAATTATTGAGGAATTGGAAGAAGAATTGGAAGCCGAGAGAGCTGCAAGAGCTAAA GTTGAGAAACAACGCAATGAACTGGCTAGGGAATTGGACGAACTTAGTTCTCAACTGGAAGAACAAGGCGGTGCTACACAGGCTCAAATGGACCTCAACAAAAAACGTGAACACGAATTGATGAGACTTCGTCGTGAAATGGAGGAAATGACACTTCAAAGTGAGGCTCAAGTTGCTCAGTTCAGGAAAAAACAGCAAGAATCTAACAACGAGATGGCTGACCAGATCGACCAATTGAACAAACTCAAATCCAGATTAGAAAAGGAGAAAAAAGATCTTAAACGTGAACTCGACGATGTCCAAAGTCAACTTTCTCATTCCATGAAGAATAGGGGTGTGTCAGACAAGGTGTCCAAACAGTATGAGTCCACAATCTCAGAAATAACATATAAAGTTGAAGAAACCCAGAGAACAATTGTTGAAATCAATTCACAGAAATCAAAACTCCAAAGTGAGGTGACTGAAATTAACCGACAACTGGAAGATGCTGAGCACACCATTGGTAGTTTGACCAAGGACAAATCTGCCCTTACCAGTCAGTTAGAAGAAGCCAAACGTTCACTTGAGGAGGAAACCAGG ATGCGCCAGAAATTCCAGAGTGAGGTTAGAAACTTGAATGCTGACGTTGATTCGGTGCGTGAATCATTAGAAGAAGAACAGGAGTCAAAGAGCGATCTCCAACGCCAACTCTCGAAAGCAAAGAACGAAGCACAACAATGGAGGTCTAAATATGAGACCGAAGGTGCCGCCAAAGCAGACGAATTGGAAGAGTCAAA ACGCAAACTTTCTGCAAAATTGGCAGAGGCTGAACAGGCAGCCGAGGCTGCAAATGCTAAAGCTAGTGGATTGGAAAAGGCCAAAAACAGACTACAAGGAGAACTTGACGATCTCCTTATTGAGGTCGAACGT TCAAATGTTAACTCCAGCACTTTAGAAAAGAAGCAAAGACAGTTTGACAGGACAATCCAAGAATGGACTCTTAAAGTTAAAGAGCTCCAAACCGAGATTGATACAGCTCATACCGAGGCAAGCGGTTACTCTGCTGAACTCTTCAGAGTTAAAGCTCAGTATGAAGAGACCAGTGACACAATTGAGGCTCTcagaagagaaaacaaaaatcttgcTG aTGAAATCCGTGAGTTATCTGACCAACTTAGTGATGGTGGCAGGAGTTCCCACGAGATCGAGAAAGCAAAGAGACGTCTTGAGATGGAGAAGGAAGAACTCCAAGCTGCTTTGGAAGAAGCCGAGTCTGCATTGGAACAGGAGGAGGCTAAAGTTGTGCGTTCTCAGCTGGAAATGTCTACCATCCGAACTGAAATTGATAGAAGAATCCACGAGAAGGAAGAAGAATTTGAAAATACTCG ACGCAACCACCAGAGAGCTCTCGAATCCATGCAAATCAGTCTGGATGCAGAGGCTAAGGGCAAAGCTGAGGCACACAGGATCAGAAAGAAGCTTGAACAAGACATTAATGAACTTGAGATGGCTCTTGATACATCAAACAGAGCTAAGGCCGAGGCTGAAAAGAATCTCAAGAGATATATCGTTCAAATTCAAGAACTCACCCTAAAGCTCGAAGAGGAAACACGTGCCCGTGATGAGTCACGTGAATCTTACGTCATGATCGAGAGACGTTGCAACCTTCTTGTCAGCGAAGTCGATGAAGTCAGATCAGCTCTCGAGCAATCCGAGAGGGCAAGAAAAACAGCTGAAAGTGAACTCTATGAATCACAAGATCGCATCAACGAATTGGCCGCTCAAGTCAGTTCGGCACAAGCTCAAAAGAGAAAGGTTGAGGGAGATATGCAAGCCATGTCT GCTGATCTGGATGAACTCCAAAACGAGATTAAGGCTGCCGATGACCGTGCCAAGAGAGCCGTTATGGATACCACAAGACTTTCTGATGAACTCAGAGCTGAACAGGAACACAGTTCTCAAATCGAGAAAATGAGAAAGACTTTGGAAATAACCATAAAGGAATTGCATGTCCGTGTTGACGAGGCTGAGGCGAGTGGTGTTAAAGGAGGCAGAAAAGTCATCGCCAAGTTGGAACAGAGA GTACAAGATCTTGAGAGCGAATTAGACAACGAACAACGTCGCCATGCTGAAACACAGAAAAACATGCGCAAGGCTGACCGCAGGATGAAGGAATTGGCCTTCCAATGTGATGAAGACCGCAAGGGTCAAGAAAGACTTACAGACATGATTGACAAACTTAATTCCAAAGTCAAGACATTCAAACGTCAAGTCGAGGAAGCT GAAGAAATTGCTGCAATCAATCTGGCTAAATACCGCAAAGTTCAGGCCGAACTTGAAGATGCTGAAGAGCGTGCAGAGAGTTCAGAAGCATCCCTGACAAAACTTCGTACCAAAAATCGTAGCTCAATGTCCAGTACAAGGACCATAAAAAGTGTTTCAGTTAGCAATATGAGCTCAACT CAGTAA